In one Nocardioides sp. NBC_00368 genomic region, the following are encoded:
- a CDS encoding gamma-aminobutyraldehyde dehydrogenase has protein sequence MADQIFRNVIGGELCGAADAATYDVVDPATGEVYAQAPMSTETDVDKAYAAAASAFETWGETTPQERSLALLRIADAMEARAEELTAVEVKDTGKPYQLTLEEELPPTIDHLRFFAGAARTLEGKSAGEYLPDHTSWIRREPIGVIGQVTPWNYPLAMMSWKIAPALAAGNTVVLKPSDTTPASSSLLAELAQEFLPPGVLNLVTGDRDTGRALIRHKTPQMVAITGSVRAGMEVAATAAADVKRVHLELGGKAPVIVFDDADIDKAVAGIAAAGYFNAGQDCTAATRVLVQAGVHDEFVAALAEAARNTTVGLPADNRDVGALNNPGQLARVAGMVERLPDHATIAAGGAPARVEGGENGYFYQPTVLAGLRQDDEQIQNEIFGPVITVQRFADEVEALRFANDVDYGLGSSVWTRDHGTAMRVSKRLDFGVVWINTHIPYISEMPHGGFKHSGYGKDLSVYGFEDYTRIKHVMSFIGE, from the coding sequence ATGGCTGACCAGATCTTCAGGAACGTGATCGGCGGCGAGCTGTGCGGGGCCGCCGACGCCGCGACGTACGACGTCGTCGACCCCGCCACCGGTGAGGTCTACGCCCAGGCCCCGATGTCGACCGAGACCGACGTCGACAAGGCGTACGCAGCCGCCGCATCGGCCTTCGAGACCTGGGGTGAGACCACGCCCCAGGAGCGCAGCCTGGCCCTGCTCCGGATCGCGGACGCGATGGAGGCGCGGGCCGAGGAGCTGACCGCGGTGGAGGTCAAGGACACCGGCAAGCCCTACCAGCTGACCCTGGAGGAGGAGCTGCCCCCGACGATCGACCACCTCCGCTTCTTCGCAGGCGCCGCGCGGACGCTGGAGGGGAAGAGCGCCGGTGAATACCTGCCGGACCACACCTCCTGGATCCGCCGCGAGCCGATCGGCGTGATCGGGCAGGTCACGCCCTGGAACTACCCGCTCGCGATGATGTCGTGGAAGATCGCGCCCGCGCTCGCCGCCGGCAACACCGTCGTGCTCAAGCCCTCCGACACCACCCCGGCCAGCTCGTCCCTGCTGGCCGAGCTGGCCCAGGAGTTCCTGCCACCCGGCGTGCTCAACCTCGTCACCGGTGACCGCGACACCGGCCGCGCGCTGATCCGCCACAAGACTCCGCAGATGGTCGCCATCACCGGCTCGGTGCGCGCCGGCATGGAGGTCGCCGCGACCGCGGCGGCCGACGTGAAGCGGGTCCACCTCGAGCTCGGCGGCAAGGCGCCGGTGATCGTCTTCGACGACGCCGACATCGACAAGGCGGTCGCGGGCATCGCCGCGGCCGGCTACTTCAACGCCGGTCAGGACTGCACGGCCGCGACCCGGGTGCTGGTGCAGGCAGGCGTCCACGACGAGTTCGTCGCCGCCCTGGCCGAGGCGGCCCGCAACACCACCGTCGGCCTCCCCGCCGACAACCGCGACGTGGGTGCGCTCAACAACCCGGGACAGCTCGCCCGGGTCGCAGGCATGGTCGAGCGACTCCCGGACCATGCCACGATCGCGGCCGGGGGAGCGCCGGCACGGGTGGAGGGCGGTGAGAACGGCTACTTCTACCAGCCCACGGTCCTGGCCGGCCTGCGCCAGGACGACGAGCAGATCCAGAACGAGATCTTCGGCCCGGTGATCACCGTGCAGCGGTTCGCCGACGAGGTCGAGGCGCTCCGGTTCGCCAACGACGTCGACTACGGTCTCGGGTCGAGCGTGTGGACCAGGGACCACGGCACCGCGATGCGGGTCAGCAAGCGCCTCGACTTCGGCGTCGTGTGGATCAACACCCACATCCCCTACATCTCCGAGATGCCCCACGGTGGCTTCAAGCACTCCGGCTACGGCAAGGATCTCTCCGTCTACGGCTTCGAGGACTACACCCGGATCAAGCACGTGATGTCGTTCATCGGCGAGTAA
- a CDS encoding aspartate aminotransferase family protein, which produces MTGNHEQLQRDAKDHLWMHFTRHSSYAEADVPIIARGEGAYIYDIEGNRYLDGLAGLFVTQVGHGRAELADAGAAQAKQLAFHPLWSYAHEPAIELAARLASLAPGDLNRVFFTNSGSEAIETAWKLAKNYFKLRGKPGKHKVIGRNIAYHGTTHGALSITGLADIKAPFEPLVPSTFRVPNTNIYRAHEITGGLMDGSDPEAFGRWCADQIDVAIRAEGADTVAAVFLEPVQNSGGCFPPPPGYFQRVREICDEHDVLLVSDEVICAYGRLGTMFGAERFGYVPDMITSAKGLTSGYAPLGATIISDRLMEPFLTGDETFYHGYTFGGHPVSTAVAMANLDLFEAEDLLGNVRRNEAAFRATLEKLKDLPVVGDVRGTGYFYGIELVKDRETRETFTAEECERILYGYVSKALWSEGLYCRADDRGEPVIQLSPPLTVGQAEFDEMEQILRRVLEKASTML; this is translated from the coding sequence ATGACCGGCAACCACGAGCAGCTGCAGCGCGACGCCAAGGACCATCTCTGGATGCACTTCACGCGGCATTCGAGCTACGCCGAGGCGGATGTGCCGATCATCGCCCGGGGCGAGGGTGCCTACATCTACGACATCGAGGGCAACCGCTACCTCGACGGCCTCGCCGGCCTCTTCGTCACCCAGGTCGGCCACGGGCGCGCCGAGCTCGCCGACGCCGGCGCGGCGCAGGCCAAGCAGCTGGCCTTCCACCCGCTGTGGTCCTACGCGCACGAGCCGGCGATCGAGCTGGCCGCGCGGCTGGCCTCGCTCGCTCCCGGTGACCTCAACCGGGTCTTCTTCACCAACTCCGGCTCCGAGGCCATCGAGACCGCGTGGAAGCTCGCCAAGAACTACTTCAAGCTGCGCGGTAAGCCGGGCAAGCACAAGGTGATCGGGCGCAACATCGCCTACCACGGCACCACCCACGGGGCGCTGTCGATCACCGGGCTGGCCGACATCAAGGCGCCGTTCGAGCCGCTGGTCCCCTCGACCTTCCGGGTGCCGAACACCAATATCTACCGGGCCCACGAGATCACCGGCGGGCTGATGGACGGGAGCGACCCGGAGGCGTTCGGCCGCTGGTGCGCCGACCAGATCGACGTCGCGATCCGCGCCGAGGGTGCCGACACCGTGGCCGCGGTCTTCCTGGAACCGGTGCAGAACTCGGGCGGCTGCTTCCCGCCTCCCCCGGGCTACTTCCAGCGGGTGCGGGAGATCTGCGACGAGCACGACGTGCTCCTCGTCTCCGACGAGGTCATCTGCGCCTACGGGCGGCTGGGCACGATGTTCGGCGCGGAGCGGTTCGGCTACGTCCCCGACATGATCACCTCAGCGAAGGGGCTGACGTCGGGCTACGCACCGCTGGGCGCCACGATCATCTCCGACCGGCTGATGGAGCCCTTCCTGACCGGTGACGAGACGTTCTACCACGGCTACACGTTCGGCGGTCACCCCGTCTCCACCGCGGTGGCGATGGCCAACCTCGACCTCTTCGAGGCGGAGGACCTGCTCGGCAACGTACGCCGCAACGAGGCCGCCTTCCGCGCCACGCTGGAGAAGCTGAAGGACCTGCCGGTCGTCGGCGACGTACGCGGCACCGGCTACTTCTACGGCATCGAGCTGGTCAAGGACCGCGAGACTCGCGAGACGTTCACCGCGGAGGAGTGCGAGCGGATCCTCTACGGGTACGTCTCCAAGGCGCTGTGGTCCGAGGGCCTCTACTGCCGCGCCGACGACCGCGGCGAGCCCGTCATCCAGCTCTCCCCGCCGCTCACCGTTGGCCAGGCCGAGTTCGACGAGATGGAGCAGATCCTGCGCCGGGTGCTCGAGAAGGCCTCGACGATGCTCTGA
- a CDS encoding amidase encodes MTAPTRVHAFADDALGDHDAVELARLVRSGELSAAEVESAAVSRLREVAPELHAMAYEAYDAPRRAVDASGLLHGVPTLLKDNTDLLGMPTNHGSEAFRARPATRDGRYTTQFLSTGMTVLGKSRMPEFGLNATTEFRSGPPTTNPWNTQHSVGASSGGAAAMVAAGAVPVAHANDGGGSIRIPAAAAGLVGLKPSRGRHIDGEMARTLPINMVSEGVLTRTVRDTAAFHAALERHWRNPALPPLGLIEGPARRRLRVAMIMESVTDAVVDTPTKAAVEKTATLLEEQGHTVEPVPIPVDARFGDDFLEYWGLLAFLAGNLGRLTIDRTLDATRLDGLTGGLRRSFTSGGWRRTPAALHRLRRAAAAYAAVFDHHDVVLCPVVAGVTPPLGHLSPNVPFEDLVDRLRRHVAFTPLQNITGAPAISLPMALSEEGLPIGVQVSAAYGDERTLLELAYALEEQSPWPPIQDS; translated from the coding sequence ATGACCGCACCGACCCGCGTACACGCCTTCGCCGACGACGCCCTCGGCGACCACGACGCCGTCGAGCTCGCCCGTCTGGTCCGGTCCGGTGAGCTGAGCGCGGCGGAGGTCGAGTCGGCGGCGGTCTCCCGGTTGCGCGAGGTGGCCCCGGAGCTGCACGCGATGGCGTACGAGGCCTACGACGCGCCCCGCCGCGCCGTGGACGCGAGCGGCCTCCTGCACGGCGTCCCGACCCTGCTCAAGGACAACACCGACCTGCTCGGGATGCCGACCAACCACGGATCGGAGGCTTTCCGGGCGCGCCCGGCCACCCGCGACGGGCGCTACACGACTCAGTTCCTCAGCACCGGGATGACGGTGCTGGGCAAGAGCCGGATGCCGGAGTTCGGGCTCAACGCGACCACGGAGTTCCGCAGCGGACCGCCGACGACCAACCCGTGGAACACCCAGCACTCCGTCGGGGCATCCTCCGGTGGCGCGGCGGCCATGGTTGCGGCCGGAGCGGTCCCGGTCGCGCACGCCAACGACGGCGGCGGGTCGATCCGGATCCCCGCCGCGGCTGCCGGTCTCGTCGGGCTCAAGCCCAGCCGCGGCCGGCACATCGACGGCGAGATGGCCCGCACCTTGCCGATCAACATGGTCAGCGAAGGCGTGCTGACCCGCACCGTCCGGGACACCGCGGCCTTCCATGCGGCGCTCGAGCGGCACTGGCGCAACCCGGCCCTTCCGCCGCTCGGCCTGATCGAGGGGCCCGCGCGGCGTCGGCTGCGGGTCGCGATGATCATGGAGTCGGTGACCGACGCCGTCGTGGACACCCCGACGAAGGCGGCGGTGGAGAAGACGGCCACCCTGCTCGAGGAGCAGGGCCACACGGTCGAGCCCGTTCCGATCCCCGTCGACGCGCGCTTCGGCGACGACTTTCTCGAGTACTGGGGCCTGCTCGCCTTCCTCGCCGGCAACCTGGGCCGTCTGACCATCGACCGGACCCTCGACGCCACCCGCCTCGACGGGCTCACCGGCGGCCTTCGTCGCAGCTTCACCTCCGGTGGCTGGCGCCGGACGCCGGCCGCGCTGCACCGCCTGCGCCGGGCCGCGGCGGCGTACGCGGCCGTCTTCGACCATCACGACGTCGTCCTGTGCCCGGTCGTCGCCGGGGTCACCCCGCCGTTGGGTCACCTCTCCCCGAACGTCCCGTTCGAAGATCTGGTCGACCGGCTGCGGCGGCACGTCGCGTTCACGCCGCTGCAGAACATCACCGGTGCGCCGGCGATCTCGCTGCCGATGGCGCTCAGCGAGGAGGGGCTGCCGATCGGGGTGCAGGTCTCCGCGGCGTACGGGGACGAGCGGACGCTTCTCGAGCTCGCCTATGCCCTCGAGGAGCAGTCGCCGTGGCCGCCCATCCAGGACAGCTGA
- a CDS encoding TetR/AcrR family transcriptional regulator: MKRRHGDSARQRRDALVRATIEVAAEKGMAGVTHRAVTERAGLPLATVGYFFDSISDLAAEALRTGVAEDVARLRTLADELAETSPGTDVMAEAFAAALISPPTDSLAFLEGLLHAARDPQFGPVVAEVLTAGRDVADRAATVAGATRTDPGSLLALVHGYLLHALAAPELVEPDSLLRGLRALVIGTLVESGEVEVALRLAGRGSADDAYLAP; this comes from the coding sequence ATGAAGCGACGGCACGGCGACAGCGCCAGGCAGCGACGCGACGCCCTCGTCCGCGCCACGATCGAGGTGGCCGCGGAGAAGGGCATGGCGGGAGTCACCCACCGTGCGGTCACCGAGCGGGCCGGGCTTCCGCTGGCGACCGTCGGCTACTTCTTCGACTCGATCTCCGACCTGGCCGCCGAGGCGCTGCGTACCGGCGTGGCCGAGGACGTCGCCCGGCTGCGTACGCTCGCCGACGAGCTCGCCGAGACCTCGCCCGGCACCGACGTGATGGCGGAGGCGTTCGCGGCGGCGCTGATCTCGCCGCCGACCGACTCGCTCGCGTTCCTCGAGGGGCTGCTCCACGCCGCCCGCGACCCCCAGTTCGGCCCGGTCGTGGCCGAGGTGCTCACCGCCGGCCGCGACGTCGCGGACCGTGCGGCGACCGTCGCCGGAGCGACCCGGACCGATCCCGGCTCCCTGCTCGCGCTCGTGCACGGCTATCTGCTGCACGCTCTCGCGGCCCCCGAGCTGGTCGAGCCCGACAGCCTGCTACGCGGGCTGCGTGCCCTCGTGATCGGCACTCTGGTCGAGAGCGGCGAGGTCGAGGTCGCTCTACGCCTTGCCGGCCGCGGGTCAGCCGACGACGCGTACCTCGCTCCCTAG
- a CDS encoding NAD(P)/FAD-dependent oxidoreductase — protein MNHVSLTDAKPAVYWLDDPARPAPLPPLLGVESADLVVVGGGYSGLWTALLARVRFPSRSVVVLEAGRCGDQASGRNGGFAEASLTHGFWNGLERWPDELATLDRLGQQNLDEMAATIQEHGIDCDWQLTGALNVATRPHEVDDLAEWSAALTEHGIKHRLLDQAGTRAELDSPTFLGGLEVLGDTATVEPARLAWGLRQACLDAGVVIHEGSAATGLARDGAGMRVSTLTGSVRAGRVALATNAFPPLLRRLKMMTVPVYDYVLMTEPLSPAQMDAIGWANRQGVSDSANHFHYYRLTRDNRILWGGYDAIYHFGSKISPELETGETHDKLASHFFETFPQLEGLRFTHRWAGVIDTCTRFSAFFGKAYAGRVAYALGYTGLGVGATRFGAQVMLDLLSGEQTERTSLEMVRSKPLPFPPEPARYAGISMMVRSLGKADADGGRRDLFLRTMDRLGLGFDS, from the coding sequence GTGAACCATGTGTCGCTGACCGATGCGAAGCCCGCCGTCTACTGGCTCGACGACCCTGCGCGACCCGCTCCGCTACCGCCGCTGCTCGGCGTGGAGTCGGCGGATCTGGTGGTCGTCGGAGGCGGCTACTCGGGGCTGTGGACGGCGCTGCTGGCCCGGGTGCGGTTTCCGTCGCGGTCGGTGGTGGTGCTCGAGGCCGGCCGCTGCGGCGATCAGGCCTCGGGACGCAACGGCGGTTTCGCCGAGGCGTCCTTGACCCACGGCTTCTGGAACGGTCTGGAGCGCTGGCCCGACGAGCTCGCGACCCTGGACCGGCTCGGCCAGCAGAATCTCGACGAGATGGCCGCGACCATCCAGGAGCACGGCATCGACTGCGACTGGCAGCTCACCGGCGCCCTCAACGTCGCCACCCGGCCCCATGAGGTCGACGACCTCGCCGAGTGGTCCGCGGCGCTGACCGAGCACGGCATCAAGCACCGGCTGCTGGACCAGGCGGGGACGCGGGCCGAGCTCGACTCGCCGACCTTCCTCGGCGGGCTGGAGGTGCTCGGCGACACCGCCACCGTCGAGCCGGCGCGGCTGGCCTGGGGGCTGCGGCAGGCATGCCTCGACGCCGGCGTGGTGATCCACGAGGGCTCCGCGGCCACCGGTCTCGCCCGCGACGGTGCCGGGATGCGGGTCTCGACCCTCACCGGGTCGGTGCGGGCCGGGCGGGTGGCACTGGCTACGAACGCCTTCCCGCCGTTGCTGCGGCGGCTGAAGATGATGACGGTGCCGGTCTACGACTACGTACTCATGACCGAGCCGCTCTCACCGGCGCAGATGGACGCCATCGGCTGGGCCAACCGGCAGGGAGTCAGCGACTCCGCCAACCACTTCCACTACTACCGGCTGACCAGGGACAACCGGATCCTGTGGGGCGGCTACGACGCGATCTACCACTTCGGCTCGAAGATCTCGCCGGAGCTGGAGACGGGTGAGACCCACGACAAGCTCGCGAGCCACTTCTTCGAGACGTTCCCGCAGCTCGAGGGGCTGCGCTTCACCCACCGCTGGGCCGGTGTCATCGACACCTGCACCCGCTTCTCGGCCTTCTTCGGCAAGGCGTACGCCGGCCGCGTCGCCTACGCGCTGGGCTACACCGGTCTCGGCGTCGGGGCCACCCGCTTCGGTGCCCAGGTGATGCTCGACCTGCTCAGCGGTGAGCAGACGGAGCGTACGTCGCTGGAGATGGTGCGCTCCAAGCCGCTGCCGTTCCCGCCCGAGCCCGCGCGCTACGCGGGGATCTCGATGATGGTGCGCTCGCTCGGCAAGGCGGACGCCGACGGCGGCCGGCGCGACCTGTTCCTGCGGACGATGGATCGGCTCGGGCTCGGCTTCGACTCCTAG
- a CDS encoding Lrp/AsnC family transcriptional regulator translates to MTTRKRNGGAHLDEVNKLIIEQLQQDGRRSYAAIGKEVGLSEAAVRQRVQRLVDSGVMQVVAVTDPLELGFARQAMIGVRTSGPIEGIADELGKLDEVDYIVITAGSYDLLVEVVAESDEALLNLVSSKIRAIEGVVSTETFMYLHLHKQTYAWGVR, encoded by the coding sequence ATGACCACTCGCAAGCGCAACGGGGGCGCTCACCTCGACGAGGTCAACAAGCTGATCATCGAGCAGCTCCAGCAGGACGGCCGGCGCAGCTACGCCGCCATCGGCAAGGAGGTCGGCCTCAGTGAGGCCGCGGTGCGCCAGCGGGTGCAGCGCCTGGTCGACAGCGGCGTCATGCAGGTCGTCGCGGTCACCGACCCGCTCGAGCTCGGCTTCGCTCGGCAGGCCATGATCGGCGTACGCACCTCCGGACCCATCGAGGGCATCGCCGACGAGCTCGGCAAGCTCGACGAGGTCGACTACATCGTCATCACCGCCGGCTCCTACGACCTCCTCGTCGAGGTCGTGGCCGAGAGCGACGAGGCGCTCCTCAACCTCGTCTCCAGCAAGATCCGCGCCATCGAGGGCGTGGTGAGCACCGAGACGTTCATGTACCTCCACCTGCACAAGCAGACCTACGCCTGGGGCGTTCGGTGA
- a CDS encoding NAD(P)/FAD-dependent oxidoreductase yields the protein MSDYAGISLWHETAGEDWEPRPALMGDLEVDVAIVGAGYTGLWTAYYLAEARPDLKVAILEAEVAGFGASGRNGGWCSALFPASLDKVAAGSSREAALAQDRAMRETVDEVIRVAAAEGIDADIAKGGTVVVARTPAQLERARHEVEHARSWGLGEAELSLLDQEAAEKRLAATGTLGATYTPDCAAIHPAKLVRGLARAVEARGVTIYEQTRVTSIEPHLLRTERDVVSADVVVRATEGYTPTLAGLEREVIPVRSLIVATEPLTDLVWASIGLEERETFSDGRHLLIYGQRTADDRLVFGGRGAPYSFGSKITHADSSDLRTHRRLQETLVELFPAVRGHSITHRWGGVLGIPRDWHASVGYDPANGIAHAGGYVGDGVATTNLAGRTLRDLILGTDSDLTVLPWVGHVSPRWEPEPLRWLGVNAGLRAMTVADVEETATGKGSLVARAVAPLVGGH from the coding sequence GTGAGTGACTACGCCGGCATCAGCCTGTGGCACGAGACCGCGGGCGAGGACTGGGAGCCGCGTCCCGCGCTGATGGGCGACCTCGAGGTAGACGTCGCGATCGTCGGCGCCGGCTACACCGGCCTGTGGACGGCCTACTACCTGGCCGAGGCCAGACCCGACCTGAAGGTCGCGATCCTCGAGGCCGAGGTCGCCGGCTTCGGCGCCTCCGGCCGCAACGGCGGCTGGTGCTCGGCCCTCTTCCCCGCCTCGCTCGACAAGGTGGCGGCGGGCTCGAGCCGCGAGGCCGCGCTCGCCCAGGACCGGGCGATGCGGGAGACCGTGGACGAGGTGATTCGCGTGGCGGCGGCGGAGGGCATCGACGCCGACATCGCCAAGGGCGGCACGGTCGTCGTGGCGCGCACGCCCGCCCAGCTCGAGCGCGCCCGGCACGAGGTCGAGCACGCCCGCTCCTGGGGCCTCGGCGAGGCCGAGCTCTCGCTCCTGGACCAGGAGGCCGCCGAGAAGCGGCTCGCGGCGACCGGCACCCTCGGCGCCACCTACACCCCCGACTGCGCCGCGATCCACCCGGCCAAGCTCGTCCGCGGGCTCGCCCGCGCCGTCGAGGCCCGCGGAGTCACGATCTACGAGCAGACCCGGGTCACCTCGATCGAGCCGCACCTGCTGCGGACCGAACGCGACGTGGTCAGCGCCGACGTCGTCGTACGCGCCACCGAGGGCTACACCCCGACGCTGGCCGGTCTCGAGCGCGAGGTCATCCCGGTCCGCTCCCTCATCGTCGCCACCGAGCCGCTCACCGACCTGGTCTGGGCGAGCATCGGCCTGGAGGAGCGCGAGACCTTCTCCGACGGCCGCCACCTGCTGATCTACGGGCAGCGCACCGCGGACGACCGGCTCGTCTTCGGCGGGCGGGGCGCTCCGTACTCCTTCGGCTCGAAGATCACCCACGCCGACTCCTCCGACCTTCGCACCCACCGTCGCCTGCAGGAGACCCTGGTCGAGCTGTTCCCGGCCGTACGCGGCCACAGCATCACCCACCGGTGGGGCGGGGTCCTCGGCATCCCGCGCGACTGGCACGCCTCGGTGGGCTACGACCCCGCCAACGGGATCGCCCACGCCGGCGGCTACGTCGGCGACGGCGTGGCGACCACCAACCTCGCCGGCCGTACGCTGCGTGACCTGATCCTCGGCACCGACTCCGACCTCACCGTCCTCCCCTGGGTCGGCCACGTCTCCCCGCGCTGGGAACCGGAACCGCTGCGGTGGCTCGGCGTCAACGCCGGCCTGCGCGCCATGACCGTGGCCGACGTGGAGGAGACCGCCACCGGCAAGGGATCCCTGGTCGCCCGGGCCGTCGCGCCGCTCGTCGGCGGTCACTGA
- a CDS encoding serine protein kinase RIO, whose protein sequence is MTQENISADPAVSDSLAGIDPNFVFDFQAYDDLEDGQRWSTWLSVEPLSRGPEPRPDWVVTSQGAIDTELGILKTGKEADAFLIVRADPLVPEQEALMVAKRYRDTDHRTFHRAASYTEGRSVKRSRDERALKKNSTFGREVAKAEWANAEWNALVRCWNLGLPVPYPVQIDGTEILMEWIAVDDGNGELETAPRLAQTRPERHVLEMWWDGLVEALATMVQAGLVHGDLSPYNILAQQDRLVIIDLPQIIDLVGNPLGFDFLLRDITNVAKWFQARGLEVDEQEVYADLMAHAF, encoded by the coding sequence GTGACTCAGGAGAACATCTCCGCTGATCCCGCCGTATCCGACTCTCTGGCAGGGATCGACCCGAATTTCGTCTTCGACTTCCAGGCCTACGACGACCTCGAGGACGGACAGCGCTGGTCCACCTGGCTCTCCGTAGAGCCGCTCTCCCGTGGACCGGAGCCGCGCCCGGACTGGGTGGTGACCTCTCAGGGCGCCATCGACACCGAGCTCGGCATTCTCAAGACCGGCAAGGAGGCCGACGCCTTCCTGATCGTGCGCGCCGACCCGCTCGTTCCCGAGCAGGAGGCGCTGATGGTCGCCAAGCGCTATCGCGACACCGACCACCGCACCTTCCACCGGGCCGCGAGCTACACCGAGGGCCGTTCGGTCAAGCGCTCCCGTGACGAGCGCGCGCTGAAGAAGAACTCGACGTTCGGCCGCGAGGTCGCCAAGGCCGAGTGGGCCAACGCCGAGTGGAACGCGCTCGTACGCTGCTGGAACCTCGGCCTTCCGGTCCCCTATCCGGTGCAGATCGACGGGACCGAGATCCTGATGGAGTGGATCGCGGTCGACGACGGCAACGGCGAGCTGGAGACGGCGCCGCGTCTCGCGCAGACCCGCCCCGAGCGCCACGTCCTGGAGATGTGGTGGGACGGGCTGGTCGAGGCGCTGGCCACGATGGTGCAGGCGGGCCTGGTCCACGGTGACCTCTCGCCCTACAACATCCTGGCCCAGCAGGACCGGCTCGTGATCATCGACCTCCCCCAGATCATCGACCTCGTCGGCAATCCGCTGGGTTTCGACTTCCTGCTGCGCGACATCACCAATGTCGCGAAGTGGTTCCAGGCCAGGGGCCTGGAGGTCGATGAGCAGGAGGTCTACGCCGACCTGATGGCGCACGCCTTCTGA
- a CDS encoding LOG family protein — protein MKHHRGRHVDIESVAELDGHLAAGADSLKGWRLRALDLSSRSATLRETELAGATFLGCTFAPGDVDYAEDEGALVMPVIPEAPVDVYRSRLYTPEELYDDPIYARSLDAKAYAWLQQPLDADDELAITLHDHAIDSALEAWVRARRDEGTRIVGMMGGHALHRDEEAYATAARLAQHLASRHVVATGGGPGAMEAANLGAFLAGAPKTALDDALESLATVPSFRPSIRAWAQVALDVRNQVEGRPGRSLGIPTWHYGHEPPNVFAGAIAKYFRNATREAVLLEVCDGGIVFLPGAGGTVQEVFQDACENYYADISAVAPMVLVGRRYWTEELPVWPLLQALARGRAMEDHVHLVDTAEEVLEVIAAGVTG, from the coding sequence ATGAAGCATCACCGGGGACGGCACGTCGACATCGAGTCCGTCGCGGAGCTGGACGGGCACCTGGCGGCCGGGGCGGACAGCCTGAAGGGATGGCGGCTGCGGGCACTGGATCTGAGCTCGCGCTCTGCCACGCTGCGCGAGACCGAGCTCGCCGGGGCGACGTTCCTCGGGTGCACGTTCGCCCCCGGGGACGTCGACTACGCCGAGGACGAGGGTGCGCTGGTCATGCCGGTGATCCCGGAGGCACCGGTCGACGTCTACCGCTCCCGGCTCTACACGCCCGAGGAGCTCTACGACGACCCGATCTACGCCCGGAGCCTCGACGCGAAGGCGTACGCCTGGCTGCAGCAGCCGCTCGACGCCGACGACGAGCTGGCGATCACCTTGCACGACCATGCGATCGACTCCGCACTCGAGGCGTGGGTGCGCGCACGACGCGACGAGGGGACGCGGATCGTCGGGATGATGGGCGGGCACGCGCTGCACCGGGATGAGGAGGCGTACGCGACCGCTGCCCGCCTGGCCCAGCACCTGGCGAGCCGCCACGTGGTCGCGACGGGTGGCGGCCCCGGGGCGATGGAGGCCGCCAACCTCGGCGCCTTCCTCGCCGGGGCACCGAAGACGGCCCTGGATGACGCGCTCGAGTCGCTGGCCACGGTGCCGTCGTTCCGGCCCTCGATCCGGGCCTGGGCACAGGTGGCCCTCGACGTACGCAACCAGGTCGAGGGCAGGCCCGGTCGGTCGTTGGGGATCCCGACGTGGCACTACGGCCACGAGCCGCCCAACGTGTTCGCCGGCGCGATCGCGAAGTACTTCCGCAACGCCACCCGCGAGGCGGTGCTGCTGGAGGTCTGCGACGGCGGGATCGTGTTCCTGCCAGGCGCCGGCGGCACCGTGCAAGAGGTCTTCCAGGACGCCTGCGAGAACTACTACGCCGACATCAGCGCGGTCGCGCCGATGGTGCTGGTCGGTCGGCGCTACTGGACCGAGGAGCTGCCGGTCTGGCCGCTCCTGCAGGCGCTCGCCCGTGGCCGTGCGATGGAGGACCACGTCCACCTCGTCGACACCGCCGAGGAGGTCCTCGAGGTCATCGCAGCCGGCGTGACCGGATGA